From the Anaerolineae bacterium genome, the window GCTCAAATTCCTGACGGTTTTGTAATGACCCAGGTTGATGAAAAGTTACTGGCCAGAACCAGGCTCAAAAACATGGATCACGTGAGCGAATGGGTGGTTGGCAACTGGCAGTCGGTGGAGAACTTTATGGACAAGGGCTTTGGGTTTTGCCTGTTGCGCGATGACGTTGTGGCCAGTTGGTGCATCGCCGATTTTGGGGCCGGGAACGATTATGAAATCGGCATTCACACCGACGAAGCGTACCAACGGCGCGGTTTGGCCACCCTCACCGTGGCCGCGGCGGTGGATCATTGTTTGGCCAACGGCGGCAAAAATATCGGCTGGCATTGTTGGAGCAGCAACCTGGCCTCGGCGGCTACGGCCCAAAAGGTAGGTTTTGAGCAAACCGTCGAACATCCCGTCTACCACGCCTGGTATAACCGCTTTGATAATTTTTTGGTGCAGGGCCGGTTCAAGTATCAACAAGAAAAATATGCAGAAGCGGCGGCAGCTTACGAAACTGCCTTCAAAATGAAAGAGGCAGGCGAAGCAGAGGCGCTGACCTCCCATATCTTTGCCGACAGCGAGATTGAAGGTTGGTGTTACTATAACGCCGCTCGCGCTTGGGCTTTGCTTGGGGATAAGGACGCGGCTTTGAGGAATCTGAACAAAGCTATGGCTGCGGGCTGGTCTCACCTGGACTGCCTGCATAATGATGAGGCGTTCAAGAGTCTGAGCCAAGACAAGCAGTGGCAAGAATGGGTAGGTTAGATGATCGAAAAACCTGATCTGCAAGATGAGCGCATCATTTTTTGTTTGTGGGACGAATATGGCTCATCGCGCCATAGAGAGGTTGCCGCCGGAATTCAAATCTAAGAACGTGTTTCTTAAATGTCATTTCGAGGCCGTTAGGCCGAGAAATCTTTTTATAACACCCGCCTGGAGGAGATTTCTCGTCGCTACGCTCCTTGAAATGACATGCCGATGTATTTAAGAAACAAGTTCTAACAGAGTTTGCCCCAAACCACCAACAACCTATGAAGGAGAAATATTCAATGTTAACCATCAAACCTTTTGTCGAAAAATATCTGGGCGAAGCGGCGCAATTATTTGTAGCCAATTATAAATTGCTCCGACAAGAAAATCCATTATTGC encodes:
- a CDS encoding GNAT family N-acetyltransferase — translated: AQIPDGFVMTQVDEKLLARTRLKNMDHVSEWVVGNWQSVENFMDKGFGFCLLRDDVVASWCIADFGAGNDYEIGIHTDEAYQRRGLATLTVAAAVDHCLANGGKNIGWHCWSSNLASAATAQKVGFEQTVEHPVYHAWYNRFDNFLVQGRFKYQQEKYAEAAAAYETAFKMKEAGEAEALTSHIFADSEIEGWCYYNAARAWALLGDKDAALRNLNKAMAAGWSHLDCLHNDEAFKSLSQDKQWQEWVG